One window of Thermacetogenium phaeum DSM 12270 genomic DNA carries:
- a CDS encoding ISLre2-like element ISTph1 family transposase: MLDIRHIVGAVLLFVKGLVKLIGECEDFSELEKGVHELCQDVCNQIFTWALEKIDTRLMNERDRSIWEVVGFRTKTAISTFGEFSLKRRLYRNKETGETKFFLDELLGWPERARVTPYLKELAIKLSTELSFGRAAEILSYLVPKLSTMTIWHITQEAGEILQQEGEEKRAAVFEDGEAPSGKEVVRELHIEGDGVIVNLQREKEKRGEIKHIVTYEGKKQVSRNRFALQNKLVVSTLSEGQVAWEESYARAGGKWDLEQIKEIYIGGDGAKWIKEGLEYFPGAVYCLDPYHLNRHLTEALWYDEETFQKVGAAISHSNWQETQAILTEAIKKTRGNRKKRLIKLLHYLEENWTGIINSAGAKRLGTIEGQIQHNVARRMKRLGAKWTTTGGDRMARLLAAKANGELSNYASRWPVEHGKLKEIAQIKPVEKSVEKQKAGEIGEWLQATIPALKGPFADRPWIKHVLRELTRPEFAALIC, encoded by the coding sequence ATGTTGGATATTCGCCACATAGTGGGGGCAGTCCTTCTTTTTGTCAAAGGTTTAGTCAAATTAATTGGAGAGTGCGAAGACTTTTCTGAGCTTGAGAAAGGAGTTCACGAACTCTGCCAGGACGTGTGTAACCAGATTTTCACCTGGGCATTAGAAAAGATCGATACCCGTCTGATGAATGAACGAGACCGAAGCATCTGGGAGGTGGTCGGTTTTCGGACAAAAACAGCCATCAGCACCTTTGGGGAATTTTCCTTAAAAAGGCGGCTGTACAGGAACAAAGAAACCGGGGAAACCAAATTCTTTTTAGACGAACTGCTGGGCTGGCCGGAGCGGGCCAGGGTTACTCCTTACCTAAAAGAGTTGGCAATCAAACTAAGCACCGAACTTTCCTTTGGCCGGGCAGCGGAGATATTGAGTTATCTTGTACCTAAATTAAGCACCATGACCATCTGGCATATCACCCAAGAAGCAGGCGAAATACTGCAGCAAGAAGGGGAAGAGAAGAGAGCGGCGGTATTTGAAGACGGAGAAGCACCAAGTGGGAAAGAAGTGGTTCGGGAGTTGCATATTGAAGGTGACGGAGTGATAGTCAATCTGCAACGGGAAAAAGAGAAGCGAGGAGAAATCAAACACATAGTAACCTACGAAGGGAAGAAACAAGTTAGCCGGAACCGCTTTGCCCTGCAAAACAAGCTTGTTGTAAGCACCCTAAGTGAAGGACAAGTGGCCTGGGAAGAGAGCTATGCTCGGGCTGGGGGGAAATGGGATTTAGAACAGATCAAAGAGATCTACATAGGTGGCGATGGAGCAAAATGGATCAAAGAGGGGCTGGAATACTTCCCTGGTGCCGTATACTGCTTAGACCCATACCATCTAAACAGGCATTTAACCGAAGCCCTTTGGTATGACGAAGAAACCTTTCAGAAAGTAGGCGCAGCCATCTCTCATAGCAACTGGCAGGAAACCCAAGCAATACTCACAGAAGCAATCAAAAAAACCAGAGGCAACCGGAAAAAGAGGCTCATCAAGCTATTGCATTATCTTGAAGAGAACTGGACGGGGATTATTAACTCGGCAGGAGCAAAACGTTTAGGAACCATCGAAGGGCAGATTCAGCACAACGTAGCACGGCGGATGAAACGCCTGGGGGCCAAGTGGACCACAACCGGAGGAGACCGGATGGCCCGGCTTCTGGCTGCCAAAGCAAACGGAGAGCTTAGCAATTATGCTTCGCGCTGGCCAGTGGAACATGGAAAGCTGAAGGAGATAGCGCAGATAAAACCGGTAGAAAAGTCGGTAGAAAAACAAAAAGCCGGAGAAATAGGGGAATGGCTGCAGGCGACAATACCGGCATTAAAAGGGCCTTTTGCGGATCGTCCCTGGATAAAACATGTTTTACGGGAACTGACCCGGCCGGAATTTGCTGCTCTTATTTGCTAA
- a CDS encoding HAD family hydrolase, with amino-acid sequence MFDVVLFDLDGTLVPMDLEAFIKAYFNSVCARFAGVIPPELLVREIQQGTMMMLNDRDPKRTNYDVFWDYFPRRIGIDKDTLESLFEDYYEKDFPHLKNVTRPNPKARPVMETLLAKGVRVGIATNPVFPPRAIEERLRWVDVADIPYCLITTYDNMHYCKPHPEYYSEVADMLKVKPERCLMVGNDVEEDLAARKIGMKTFLVEDCLQNSRDLPIETDYRGSFQDLVAFINDL; translated from the coding sequence GTGTTTGACGTTGTCCTCTTTGATCTGGACGGTACCCTGGTGCCGATGGATCTGGAAGCATTTATTAAAGCTTACTTCAATTCTGTGTGTGCCCGCTTCGCTGGGGTGATTCCGCCCGAGCTACTGGTGAGAGAGATCCAACAGGGTACCATGATGATGCTGAACGATCGGGATCCTAAAAGGACGAACTACGATGTTTTTTGGGACTATTTCCCCAGGAGAATCGGGATCGATAAGGATACTCTGGAGTCACTTTTTGAAGATTATTACGAAAAGGATTTTCCCCATCTGAAGAATGTTACCCGGCCAAATCCGAAGGCGCGGCCGGTGATGGAGACGCTCTTGGCGAAGGGCGTGCGCGTAGGGATTGCCACCAATCCCGTTTTTCCCCCCCGGGCTATCGAGGAGCGCCTGAGATGGGTCGATGTTGCAGATATCCCTTACTGCTTGATCACGACTTATGACAATATGCACTACTGCAAGCCGCATCCGGAATACTATAGTGAAGTTGCGGATATGCTCAAAGTAAAACCGGAAAGGTGCCTGATGGTCGGAAATGATGTGGAAGAGGACCTGGCTGCCAGAAAGATCGGGATGAAGACCTTTTTGGTGGAGGACTGCTTGCAGAACAGCAGGGATTTACCTATAGAAACGGATTATCGGGGTTCGTTTCAGGACCTGGTGGCGTTTATCAATGATCTTTAA
- a CDS encoding DNA polymerase III subunit alpha codes for MSANFVHLHVHSEYSLLDGASRLRDLVERAAELEMPALALTDHGVMYGVIDFYKLAKNAGLHPVLGCEVYVAPRSRHDRNPHVDDSPHHLVLLAENERGYKNLMALVSAAHLDGFYYKPRVDKELLARHSKGLIALTACLAGEIPRLLLSGEVDKAREVALHYREIFGRDNFYLEMMDHQMPEQEKVNAGLRKISGDTGIPLVVTNDSHYLRREDARIHDILLCIQTGKTLDDDNRLRFTGQEFYLKSPEEMAALFPEDQDALNRTVEIAERCRVDFDFSQMHLPDFQVPEGYDLNSYLRRLCEEGLERRYPDGVPQEARERLEHELRVIGQMGFSGYFLIVQDFVNWARKRGIPVGPGRGSAAGSLVAYVLGITNIDPLRYGLLFERFLNPDRITMPDIDIDFCYERRNEVIDYVVKKYGDEHVAQIITFGTMMARGAIRDVGRVLGMPLAEVDRIAKLVPEEPGVTLEKALQTPELSQLYEKNPDVRQLIDLARAIEGMPRHASTHAAGIVISPEPLVNYLPLQRNGDAVITQFPKETVEELGLLKMDFLGLRTLTVIGDALQIIETRQGIKLDPNQFPLDDRRTYELLSSGETSGVFQLESAGMRHILKNMKPRRFEDLIALVALYRPGPLGSGMVDDFIARKNGQTRVEYPHPLLEPVLKETYGVILYQEQVMQISSVLAGFTMAEADSLRRAMGKKKPEVIAGMRKNFLEGAMKLNVEPGKAGEIFDLMEHFAGYGFNKSHSAAYALISYQTAYLKANYPIAYMAALLTSFRNNSDKISYYIQECRRMGLEILPPDVNESLENFTVVGDKKIRFGLTAVKNVGEGAVEAIIRAREEGGRFTSLDDFCWRVDLRQVNKRVIESLILCGAFDTLGAHRSQLMAVLDECLDAAQSGRRDREAQVDGQIALFDMLAGPQREPVKRPLPKLQEYPRRELLASEKEVLGFYVSGHPLDGCQELLSKTTTTGIAGLANFQDGEHIRLGGVVTSLRRSTTRRGDGVIYFTLEDMEGSVEVIFFPRNHLEDLSCLQEDAVILVEGRLSVQEDSYRLFGEKIRALELNSADFEHFLYIRLNSYACSPEVLERLRVLLTQHRGTTPVLLYFVEEKTLVQAGPAFCVEADSGLCYRIEELCGPGSCFVMDKDSHLWSSVFTETA; via the coding sequence ATGAGTGCAAACTTTGTTCACCTTCATGTACACAGTGAGTACAGCCTCTTAGACGGAGCCTCCCGCCTCCGGGATCTGGTGGAGAGGGCGGCGGAACTGGAAATGCCGGCACTGGCCCTCACCGACCACGGGGTTATGTACGGTGTGATCGACTTTTACAAGCTGGCGAAAAATGCAGGCTTACATCCGGTGCTGGGATGTGAGGTATATGTGGCGCCCCGGAGCCGTCATGACAGGAATCCCCATGTGGATGATTCTCCTCATCACCTGGTGCTCCTGGCGGAAAATGAGCGGGGCTATAAGAATCTGATGGCTTTGGTATCCGCCGCCCACCTGGATGGTTTTTATTACAAACCGAGGGTAGATAAGGAGCTGCTGGCACGGCACAGCAAGGGTTTGATAGCCTTAACCGCCTGTCTTGCCGGGGAAATCCCCAGGCTGCTGTTATCCGGAGAGGTCGATAAAGCGCGGGAGGTAGCCCTGCACTACCGGGAGATCTTCGGCAGGGATAACTTTTATCTGGAAATGATGGATCACCAGATGCCCGAGCAGGAGAAGGTGAACGCCGGGTTGAGAAAAATATCCGGGGATACCGGGATCCCCCTGGTGGTGACCAATGACTCCCACTACCTGCGCCGAGAAGATGCCCGGATCCACGATATTCTCCTCTGCATACAAACCGGGAAGACGCTTGATGACGATAACCGCCTCCGCTTTACCGGGCAGGAGTTTTACCTGAAATCTCCGGAGGAGATGGCCGCGCTCTTTCCGGAAGACCAGGATGCCCTGAACCGGACCGTGGAGATTGCGGAACGCTGCCGGGTAGACTTTGATTTCAGTCAAATGCATCTGCCGGACTTTCAGGTGCCTGAGGGGTATGATTTGAACAGCTATCTGCGCAGGCTCTGCGAGGAGGGCCTGGAGCGCCGCTATCCAGACGGGGTTCCTCAAGAAGCCCGGGAGCGGCTGGAGCACGAACTGCGGGTAATCGGGCAGATGGGTTTCTCCGGTTATTTTCTGATCGTCCAGGATTTTGTTAACTGGGCGCGCAAGAGAGGAATACCGGTTGGGCCAGGACGAGGTTCGGCGGCGGGTTCCCTGGTGGCATACGTGCTTGGTATTACCAATATCGATCCTCTGAGGTACGGCCTGCTCTTCGAGCGCTTTCTCAATCCAGACCGGATTACCATGCCCGATATCGACATCGACTTCTGTTACGAGCGGCGGAATGAGGTCATTGATTATGTGGTGAAAAAGTACGGAGATGAGCATGTGGCCCAGATTATTACTTTTGGTACCATGATGGCGCGGGGAGCAATCCGGGATGTGGGGCGGGTTCTGGGCATGCCTCTGGCGGAGGTTGACAGAATTGCCAAACTGGTGCCCGAAGAGCCTGGGGTCACCCTGGAAAAGGCCCTGCAGACCCCGGAGCTCAGTCAGCTCTATGAGAAGAACCCGGATGTCCGGCAGCTGATCGACCTTGCGCGGGCCATCGAAGGGATGCCGCGTCACGCCTCCACCCACGCCGCCGGGATCGTCATTTCGCCGGAGCCCTTAGTCAATTATTTGCCCCTGCAACGAAACGGAGATGCCGTCATCACACAGTTTCCCAAAGAGACTGTGGAGGAACTGGGGCTTCTTAAGATGGACTTCCTGGGCCTGCGCACCCTGACTGTCATCGGGGATGCCCTGCAGATAATCGAGACCCGTCAGGGTATCAAGCTGGATCCCAATCAGTTTCCCCTCGATGACCGGCGCACCTATGAGCTTTTAAGCTCAGGGGAGACGAGCGGGGTCTTCCAGCTGGAAAGCGCAGGGATGCGCCATATCCTGAAGAATATGAAGCCGCGTCGCTTTGAGGATCTGATTGCCCTGGTTGCTCTTTACCGTCCCGGTCCCTTGGGAAGCGGGATGGTGGATGACTTCATCGCCAGGAAGAACGGCCAGACCCGTGTAGAGTACCCTCATCCTTTACTGGAACCGGTGTTGAAGGAGACCTATGGGGTGATTCTCTACCAGGAGCAGGTGATGCAGATCTCCAGCGTGCTGGCCGGATTCACCATGGCCGAGGCGGATTCCTTGCGGCGGGCGATGGGGAAAAAGAAGCCCGAAGTGATCGCCGGGATGAGGAAAAACTTTCTCGAGGGGGCGATGAAGCTCAACGTTGAACCGGGGAAGGCAGGGGAGATTTTCGACCTAATGGAGCACTTCGCAGGATACGGTTTCAATAAGAGCCATTCTGCGGCCTATGCCCTGATCTCTTACCAGACCGCCTACCTGAAGGCGAACTATCCCATCGCCTACATGGCGGCGCTTCTTACGAGCTTCAGGAACAACTCGGACAAGATTTCTTACTATATTCAGGAGTGCCGCAGGATGGGGTTGGAGATCCTGCCTCCGGATGTCAACGAGTCCCTGGAAAACTTCACCGTGGTGGGGGACAAGAAAATCCGCTTCGGTTTGACTGCCGTCAAAAATGTTGGTGAGGGAGCAGTAGAGGCCATCATAAGGGCCAGGGAAGAGGGTGGGCGTTTCACTTCTCTGGATGACTTCTGCTGGCGGGTGGACCTGCGTCAGGTGAACAAGCGCGTGATTGAGAGCCTCATTCTCTGCGGAGCCTTTGATACCCTCGGGGCACATCGCTCCCAGCTGATGGCGGTTCTCGATGAGTGTCTGGATGCTGCCCAGTCAGGCAGAAGGGATCGAGAAGCTCAGGTGGACGGTCAAATTGCGCTGTTTGATATGCTCGCCGGACCGCAGAGGGAACCGGTTAAGCGCCCTCTCCCTAAGCTTCAGGAGTACCCGCGGCGTGAACTTTTGGCCAGCGAGAAGGAGGTTCTGGGGTTTTATGTCAGCGGACATCCCCTCGACGGCTGTCAGGAACTTCTCTCCAAAACGACGACTACGGGGATTGCCGGTCTGGCCAATTTCCAGGACGGGGAGCACATCAGGCTAGGGGGGGTTGTCACCTCCTTGAGGCGCAGCACCACCAGGCGCGGTGATGGAGTTATCTACTTTACTCTGGAGGATATGGAGGGGAGTGTCGAAGTCATCTTCTTTCCTCGCAATCACCTGGAGGATCTCTCCTGCCTCCAAGAGGATGCGGTTATCTTGGTAGAAGGGAGGCTGAGCGTACAGGAGGACTCTTATCGTCTTTTCGGTGAGAAGATCAGAGCTCTGGAGTTGAATTCGGCCGATTTTGAACATTTTCTCTATATAAGGCTCAATTCTTATGCCTGTAGCCCGGAGGTGCTGGAGCGGCTGCGGGTTCTTCTGACCCAACACCGGGGAACTACTCCCGTTCTTCTCTACTTTGTCGAGGAAAAGACGCTGGTTCAGGCAGGCCCTGCCTTTTGCGTGGAGGCGGACTCCGGACTCTGCTACCGGATAGAGGAGTTGTGCGGGCCGGGTTCCTGTTTTGTGATGGATAAGGATTCCCATTTGTGGTCATCCGTCTTTACTGAAACAGCTTAG
- the mtrB gene encoding trp RNA-binding attenuation protein MtrB has translation MSDNYVQADYVAIKALENGVTIIGLTRGKDTKFHHTEKLDQGEVMIAQFTENTSAIKVRGRAVIYTKHGTIETTV, from the coding sequence TTGTCCGATAATTATGTGCAGGCTGATTATGTGGCGATTAAAGCCCTGGAAAATGGGGTGACCATCATCGGTTTAACCCGGGGGAAGGACACCAAGTTTCACCATACCGAGAAGCTCGACCAGGGGGAAGTAATGATCGCTCAGTTCACGGAAAACACCTCTGCCATCAAGGTGCGCGGCCGGGCTGTGATCTATACCAAGCATGGTACGATTGAAACAACAGTATGA
- a CDS encoding putative signal transducing protein — MWTVVYIAPNRARAETLKEKLVSEGVLVTIRSAGVPHQNSGGAVEILVPESEAEEAHEILTSTVLV; from the coding sequence ATGTGGACGGTAGTTTATATCGCTCCGAACCGTGCTCGAGCGGAGACTCTGAAAGAAAAGCTTGTTTCTGAGGGGGTTCTCGTTACAATTCGCTCTGCCGGTGTGCCGCATCAGAACAGCGGCGGAGCCGTGGAAATTCTCGTTCCGGAGTCGGAAGCAGAGGAAGCTCACGAGATTTTGACGAGCACGGTTCTGGTCTGA
- the pfkA gene encoding 6-phosphofructokinase, which produces MNRIGMLTSGGDAPGMNAAIRAVVRKSIYHGLEVVGIKRGFDGLLKKEFVKLQLGSVADIIHRGGTILHTARSEEFKTEEGQRKGVNNLRDGGIDGLVVIGGDGSFKGALALAKLGVPVIGVPATIDNDVGGTDLTIGFDTAVNNVVDAINKIRDTATSHERIFIIEVMGRHAGHIALYAGLSGGAESILVPEIPVDIDEVIFKLQRGINRGKLHSIIIVAEGAASGLTIGEEIKKRMGQETRVTILGHLQRGGTPTALDRMLASCMGAKAVDLLLEGESRKMVGIVNGQLVAVDIEDALSRKRALNRELWELAAILAI; this is translated from the coding sequence GTGAATCGTATCGGTATGCTTACCAGTGGGGGTGACGCCCCTGGGATGAATGCCGCGATCAGGGCTGTGGTGCGAAAATCAATTTACCACGGACTCGAGGTTGTCGGCATCAAGAGGGGTTTCGACGGCCTGTTGAAGAAAGAGTTTGTGAAACTCCAGTTGGGTTCTGTGGCCGATATCATACACCGGGGGGGCACCATCCTGCATACCGCCCGGAGCGAGGAATTCAAGACGGAAGAGGGACAGCGGAAGGGGGTCAATAATCTCCGGGACGGGGGGATCGACGGCCTTGTTGTCATCGGTGGTGATGGTTCTTTCAAAGGCGCCCTGGCTCTGGCTAAGCTCGGAGTGCCGGTGATCGGGGTGCCTGCAACCATCGATAACGACGTCGGTGGTACCGATCTGACCATCGGCTTCGACACCGCCGTCAACAACGTTGTTGATGCCATCAACAAGATCCGGGACACCGCCACTTCCCACGAACGGATCTTTATCATTGAGGTCATGGGGCGCCATGCCGGGCACATAGCGCTTTATGCCGGGCTCTCCGGGGGGGCAGAATCCATTTTGGTGCCGGAAATACCCGTCGATATCGATGAGGTGATCTTTAAACTGCAGCGTGGCATCAACCGGGGGAAGCTTCACAGCATCATCATCGTTGCTGAAGGTGCTGCCAGCGGCCTGACGATCGGGGAAGAGATCAAAAAGAGAATGGGCCAGGAAACCCGGGTTACCATTCTCGGGCACCTGCAGCGAGGGGGGACACCGACAGCTCTAGACAGGATGCTGGCGAGCTGTATGGGAGCAAAAGCGGTGGATCTGCTGCTGGAAGGGGAGAGCAGAAAAATGGTGGGAATTGTTAACGGACAGCTGGTGGCGGTGGATATTGAGGATGCGTTATCCCGGAAACGGGCGCTGAATCGCGAACTCTGGGAACTGGCGGCTATTCTTGCCATCTAA
- the pyk gene encoding pyruvate kinase, which translates to MRKTKIVCTIGPASDSLEVMKKLILAGMDVARLNFSHGTHEEHERRIQRLRQAAQETGKTIALILDTKGPEIRTGFVKEGRVILKEGEQVTITTESITGDEHRFSVSHQGLPQAVGPGNRILIADGMIELKVQEVAGSEIRCVVITGGELGNQKNVNVPGVSLDLPALTDKDIDDINFGIDQGVDFIAASFVRRASDVLAIRRLLEAREADIHIIAKIENEEGVNNLDEIIKVADGVMVARGDMGVVLPTQEVPLIQKKIIQKCNSAGKPVVTATQMLDSMIRNPRPTRAEASDVANAIFDGTDAVMLSGETAAGKYPVEAVEMMARIAERAEEALDYEGLLRKRMAAMPRTTTDAISHATCTIARDLKAAAIITSTSSGFTARMVSKYRPKAPIIAVTPNERVRRRLCLIWGAYPLEVPPTHSTDEMIKQAVDISLEKGLIKCGDLIVLTAGVPVGVPGTTNLIKVHVVGEVLARGTGIGNRAVIGKARLCRTPEEAKEKVRTGDILVATSTDRDYVPALQKAGAIITEEGGLTSHAAIVGLNLGIPVVVGVAGATRIIKDGGTITVDSMRGLVYRGSATVL; encoded by the coding sequence ATGAGAAAGACGAAGATCGTGTGCACGATAGGCCCGGCAAGTGACTCCCTGGAAGTAATGAAGAAGCTGATCCTCGCCGGAATGGATGTGGCTCGTCTCAACTTTTCCCACGGAACTCACGAAGAGCACGAACGGCGTATTCAAAGGCTGCGCCAGGCTGCTCAGGAAACGGGCAAGACAATCGCTTTGATTTTGGATACCAAGGGGCCGGAGATCCGGACGGGCTTTGTTAAAGAGGGACGGGTTATCCTCAAAGAGGGAGAGCAGGTCACCATTACAACGGAGAGCATCACCGGGGATGAACACCGCTTTTCCGTTTCCCACCAGGGTCTGCCCCAGGCGGTGGGTCCGGGGAACAGGATTCTCATTGCCGACGGGATGATCGAACTGAAAGTTCAGGAGGTTGCCGGTTCGGAGATTAGATGTGTAGTGATCACAGGGGGGGAGCTGGGGAACCAGAAAAATGTCAACGTACCCGGGGTTTCCCTCGATCTCCCTGCTCTGACCGACAAGGATATTGATGATATCAACTTCGGGATTGATCAGGGTGTGGATTTTATAGCTGCCTCTTTTGTCCGCCGGGCCAGCGATGTGCTTGCCATCAGGCGCCTGCTGGAAGCGCGGGAGGCGGATATTCATATTATCGCCAAGATCGAGAACGAGGAAGGGGTTAACAACCTTGATGAGATCATCAAGGTGGCCGACGGGGTGATGGTTGCCCGGGGAGATATGGGGGTTGTACTGCCCACCCAGGAAGTGCCTTTGATTCAGAAGAAAATCATCCAGAAGTGTAACAGCGCCGGAAAGCCGGTGGTTACGGCTACCCAGATGTTGGACTCCATGATCCGCAACCCGCGGCCCACCCGCGCCGAGGCCAGTGACGTGGCCAATGCCATTTTCGATGGGACCGATGCGGTAATGCTGTCAGGGGAAACGGCGGCCGGCAAATATCCTGTGGAGGCCGTGGAGATGATGGCGCGGATAGCCGAACGGGCTGAAGAGGCGCTCGATTATGAGGGCTTGCTCAGGAAGAGGATGGCGGCTATGCCCCGAACCACCACCGATGCCATCAGCCACGCCACCTGTACCATTGCCCGGGATTTGAAAGCAGCGGCTATTATCACTTCTACGTCCTCGGGCTTTACGGCCAGGATGGTTTCCAAATACAGGCCGAAGGCGCCGATCATTGCCGTCACCCCCAACGAAAGGGTGCGCCGGAGGCTTTGCCTCATCTGGGGGGCATACCCCCTCGAGGTGCCGCCAACCCACAGCACCGATGAGATGATCAAACAGGCGGTGGATATCAGCCTGGAGAAAGGGTTGATCAAGTGCGGGGATCTCATTGTGCTCACGGCCGGAGTTCCTGTAGGGGTGCCGGGCACCACCAATCTGATCAAGGTTCATGTTGTCGGTGAGGTGCTGGCGCGAGGTACGGGGATCGGCAACCGGGCCGTAATCGGGAAGGCGCGGCTCTGCAGAACGCCGGAAGAGGCCAAAGAGAAGGTCCGCACCGGCGATATCCTGGTCGCGACGAGCACAGATCGCGATTATGTGCCTGCGCTACAAAAGGCTGGAGCGATTATAACAGAAGAAGGAGGGCTTACCTCCCATGCGGCCATCGTCGGGTTGAACTTAGGGATACCCGTAGTCGTCGGGGTGGCTGGGGCAACCAGGATCATCAAGGACGGCGGCACCATAACTGTTGACAGCATGAGAGGCCTTGTCTATCGAGGTTCGGCCACGGTGCTGTGA
- a CDS encoding ABC transporter ATP-binding protein — MLRIEDLHVEVGGRPILKGVDLHIKPGETHVLFGPNGSGKSTLLGAIMGFKRYRITGGRIVFKGEDITNLSVHERARLGIGVAFQRPPVLRGVSLGDLLRVTGNGRKDIDELALPLHLETFLERDVNYGFSGGEVKRSEMLQLLAQSPDLVLLDEPESGVDLENIATIGEAINQLLWKDGIRGQHCSRREFKEGRQKAGLIITHTGYILDYVPADLGHVLFDGRLSCSGLNPRELLGCIQKVGYADCLHCLQ, encoded by the coding sequence ATGCTCAGAATAGAGGATCTTCACGTAGAAGTGGGAGGCAGACCGATCCTTAAAGGGGTGGATCTGCACATCAAGCCGGGTGAAACCCACGTTTTGTTCGGGCCGAACGGTTCGGGCAAATCCACCCTTTTGGGGGCGATTATGGGGTTTAAACGGTACCGCATCACCGGTGGAAGGATTGTTTTCAAAGGAGAGGACATTACCAACCTTTCGGTTCATGAAAGGGCGAGGCTCGGCATCGGTGTTGCCTTTCAGCGGCCGCCTGTATTGAGGGGGGTGAGTCTGGGCGATCTACTGCGGGTTACGGGGAACGGAAGGAAGGATATTGATGAACTGGCTTTACCCCTTCACCTGGAAACCTTCCTGGAACGGGATGTCAATTACGGTTTTTCCGGTGGAGAGGTGAAGCGTTCGGAAATGCTCCAGCTGCTGGCGCAGAGCCCGGACCTGGTCCTGCTTGATGAGCCGGAGTCGGGAGTTGACCTTGAGAATATCGCCACTATCGGGGAGGCTATTAATCAGCTGCTGTGGAAGGACGGCATACGAGGGCAGCACTGTTCCCGGCGCGAGTTTAAGGAGGGACGCCAAAAAGCCGGTCTGATTATTACTCATACCGGGTATATTCTTGATTATGTTCCTGCCGATCTCGGCCATGTTCTCTTTGACGGCAGGCTTTCCTGCAGCGGTTTGAACCCCCGGGAGCTTCTGGGATGCATTCAGAAGGTGGGTTATGCTGATTGTTTGCATTGTTTGCAGTAA
- a CDS encoding SufB/SufD family protein: MMQEENRQKARKRFDNGDSFGEEVDPERYQVGWKDRPYLENLDDLSEEEKEDMLVAGVDPTGKERTGTFILEDNSVIHAAALQEGLEVLSTAEALEKYDWLHDYCWRLIPADKDRYTAKTSREGENGYFIRALPGVKAVYPVQACMFIKQEGLLQSAHNIIIAEEGSDLHLITGCTTGRHASSGMHIGVSEIYVKKNARLSFTMVHSWAEDVAVRPRTVTVVEEGGVFLSNYICLRPVKDIQMYPTSYLRGRNSVARYHSIMVGHPNSNLDVGSRVALQGESSRAEIIARSLTKGGRIVNRGHLIGEQAGVKGHLECRGLMLSPDGVIYAVPELEARVDGVDLSHEAAVGKIAEEEIEYLMARGLSEEEATAMIVRGFLNVRIMGLPAELEAEVQKAIKLSEESYL; the protein is encoded by the coding sequence ATGATGCAGGAGGAAAACAGGCAAAAAGCCCGGAAGAGGTTTGACAACGGCGATTCTTTCGGAGAGGAAGTAGACCCTGAGCGCTACCAGGTCGGGTGGAAAGACCGCCCCTATTTAGAGAACCTCGACGACCTCTCCGAGGAAGAGAAAGAGGATATGCTTGTAGCAGGCGTGGACCCAACTGGGAAGGAGAGAACGGGGACCTTTATTCTCGAAGATAATTCGGTTATTCATGCGGCCGCACTCCAGGAAGGTTTAGAGGTATTGAGCACAGCCGAAGCCCTGGAGAAATACGACTGGTTGCATGACTACTGCTGGCGCTTGATTCCGGCCGACAAAGATAGGTATACGGCCAAAACAAGCCGGGAGGGGGAAAACGGTTATTTTATCCGGGCGTTGCCGGGAGTGAAGGCCGTTTATCCCGTCCAGGCCTGTATGTTCATTAAGCAGGAGGGCCTGCTGCAGAGCGCCCATAACATAATCATTGCCGAGGAGGGCTCCGATCTCCATCTGATCACCGGCTGCACAACCGGCCGTCACGCCTCTTCGGGGATGCATATCGGTGTTTCGGAGATCTACGTGAAGAAAAATGCCAGGCTGAGTTTTACTATGGTGCATAGCTGGGCAGAGGATGTAGCAGTCCGGCCGCGTACTGTAACGGTTGTCGAAGAAGGCGGGGTCTTCCTTTCCAATTATATCTGCTTACGCCCGGTAAAGGACATTCAGATGTACCCGACCAGCTATTTGCGGGGGCGCAATAGCGTTGCCAGGTACCATTCGATCATGGTGGGACACCCTAATTCCAACCTTGATGTGGGGTCACGGGTAGCGCTGCAGGGAGAGAGCAGCCGTGCCGAGATCATCGCCAGATCGCTGACCAAGGGGGGCAGGATCGTCAACCGCGGCCACCTGATAGGGGAACAGGCAGGGGTGAAGGGCCACCTGGAGTGCCGCGGCCTGATGCTCTCTCCGGATGGAGTGATCTATGCCGTCCCCGAGCTGGAAGCCCGGGTTGATGGGGTTGACCTTTCCCATGAGGCGGCGGTCGGTAAGATCGCCGAGGAAGAGATCGAATACCTGATGGCGCGCGGCCTCTCCGAAGAGGAGGCCACTGCCATGATCGTGCGCGGGTTTTTGAACGTGAGGATCATGGGGCTGCCCGCGGAGCTGGAGGCAGAGGTACAGAAGGCCATCAAGCTGAGTGAGGAATCCTATCTCTAG